The DNA sequence aataacaataaaaggaATGACAATAAACAGATGTAACCTACATTCAGTTCCACTTTGATCACTCCATCGTATGGGGATGTAAGACCCTCGCCCAATGTTGACACATCAGCCTCCCATAAAAAAATTCCTTCAAGACTTTCCTTGCATGATTCTGGTAGCTGGTCTTGATCAAGTGGAAAATACAACTCTGGATTTGTAACCAGCcaacctaaaaaaaataaggaccAATTTGTGAAAAGACCTCGGTGGAAACTGATGACAGGAAACCAGGCAACTTTAGATCCAAAAACTGCCGTATATTTCGCATTTGATTcataactttttttcaaattattcacTAATTTGCAGTTTTTATTGCTCAAAGACCGTAGTGCTGCAAATGCAACCTGTGGGCCCACTTGTGATGCAAAGTGGATAAGAAAGAaagatgataataattgttgacCCCAATCATTATTCCCCAAAGGATGACAACTACATACAGTACATTAAACTTATGTAGTCACTTTCTCCCTAGTTCACTAGAAGAGCCACATATTCCACAAAACACAACAGTCTTGCAACATATGAAAtccaagaaaacaagactTCCATTGtcactaataatattataacgCAGTTATGCAACATCgaaagagaaataataattattctcgTCATTACTAAATACTTCTCAAGGGAACTCCACAATAGACCTCTTAAgcttataaattttgttttcgcaaGGTAGATGGGCACATGGCCATACCATGAAGCagcttctttgaaatttcatcatGCATCTGCACATACACATGAAATCATACACCAGTACACAAATGTGAATGCATGGACTATGAAAGGCAAAAAGGAAACTTATCTTGACAACATCCCTGGGTCTACATCCGGGAATTTGAAGCaaacaagataaaaatttaGCTATAAGCTTTATAAGAGGTCTACTGACAaggcacaataataatttattgctaCAAAAGGAATAATGATGTAGAACATATCGACACTCACTGCTGTATTGGTTTAATTGTTTATTGATTTCAActgtaaaaatattttgtattttatttgacTGAAATGTAACATGAAGGACATACATGCAGGGTGCCTTGAAAACACAGACCACAGACCTTGAAAATGGAGAGCTAGAAAACATGGACCTCAAAAAGGATCTCGAAAAGACAGAGCTCAAAAACCCAAACCTCAAAAAACAGACTGcacttcaaatgaaatttcattaatcaGATTGCTGGCATAATTAAAGGCTTTATACTAAGGTATCATCTGGTCACTTATAAAATTTCTCTCTCCTGTTTCCTATTCAGTCTGGCTCACAAAATAAATGGCATCTGACATGAATTCCTCACAACTTATTTAAAGAACGAACGCTAGTTTTAGTCATGTCACACTGACACTGTAAATACAGAGCAAATACTGTAACCTTCAAAAGCATGAAAAGATTTAGTTTTTCCACAATAGCGCTCTTGGTTCCCAAGTCATTCAAGCTTTTGATacatgcaaattagatgacttgtccatattgtgacatcacaagtcctctaatttgcataaaccaacaACCCACAAACTCcccaaccaagagtgctatcacattataaaataaacaccattcttcatcattttaaaagctcttttgaataagctaataaaagaTTTCGCTTCATATGTACTTTAAATGTTTTCCTAATTCACTTCTTTTCCCTAGTTTTCCCCGATCACCAGCTCTTCGTCCTTTCTAAGACCCTCAGTTGTCCCATTTTGTTGATCGCTCATACGAATATAGActgaattggactccactcagtcctactAGCATTAAAAACTTCAGTGCCGTGTGTCAGTGGGGAAggaaaacacgaaaatttggtaccaaCCATGTTGATAGTGGGGTCAAATTTACACCGCAAAGAGATtatgaagctgacattttgagtGTGAGCCCTTCAATCGTCATGAGGAAGGGCTAAAGCTTGAAAGGCCAGATTTGTtgtctcttcacggtggataTTTGACACCTATCAACTTATTTGATACATAAATGACAGTGTAATGCAACTCCAGTGAATTGATAGATAGAAGTTACCTTCATTTATGTTTTCGTCTGAGTCAAATGATGGACCGTCTTTTGTCCCAGCCCTGTATACAattgttgcaattttttgttgaCTACAGTCCTCCATTGATCTCTTCAGGTCATTGCCAGAGTGTTGTGGCACTGAAAGTTCTTGAATTAAGATGAATTAAGAGGAAGTAGATAAGCACATTGACATCGTTGATCAAGACATTTGCAATCCATGGTTATATCATAACTTGAATAAAGCACATGTTCTGCAGATTGGCCAATTGGTAATTTACTATTTGCTTATGGGGTGCACCCCCGCTCACAACAGCTGACGTTCGATCTAACTTTCCGAGATTGTGGAGAGGAGAAAATGGCGTCACTAGCGCGTCAGTCCTAATTTTCCAAGACATATTTTTTTGCTCTTCGAATAGGGTTCAACCTTCACTGAGCTCAAATAGAAAGATAGGGCACTAAAGATAAATCAGCAGTGGAAAAAGGAGGATTGAATGTCTTAAGGCGACGAAAAATATGATGTCACTGAATGTCTCTTTTCTTGGCTTGGGAAAGTTGCACTGCTTGTAATGGGTTGATCGCTTTCAACACAGGCGAAGCATTTGCAAAGACAACGTGTTCGTGTCAACACTcgcaagaaaatcaaaaatctTTCTCTCCTAAGAGCAAATTATTGTTGATACCATTAAAAGTTTTGGCTGGTAAAAGTATTTGTTGATCATTTTGTCCTCAATTCATAGTTGCCTTTAGAACTGAAGCAAAGTTGCTTTGACATCGACTATACTGACCAAACTTGATTGATGCAAATACAGGCAGAACACATACAGAGTGGTGTTAACGattatgttataaaacaaatgCAGAGATGCCAATCTCTGGAGATCTAAAATgtggagatttttcttttataacaacCCAGTATCAAACTACCCCATCCCATGTTGGCCTAGAGAATTAGGAGGGTTCTAAAGTTCATCAAAGTATTCTGAAGACAAAtcgatttttaatttattggttaatggagaaccaatcagacaGTCTGTTACATGActgtgaaaaagaagaaaccatTTGTTTAGTTTCCTCCATCATATGGTTTTGTGGTTAACAGATTGCTTAACCTAAAATAATGCCTCAAGAAATGGCGAGGtgagtttaaaaaaacaaaaattgttttgattagGACACATTAGAAGACAGGACGTTAGCTTACTGTGGTGCAAAGGTTCAAAGTTGCTTTTATCCAGGAGATTTGATTACCCGTATGGGAGACCGGGAGATTCGTTCTGTATCCAGGAGACTCCCACATAATTTATCCAGGAGAGTAGGCATGTATGTGACAATATCTTTTAACACAAATGTATCCTTACCACAAGACAAATCCATGGTTTCGTCAAATCCAGAATCGGTTGATGACTCTGGGGTTACTTCTAAACCCTTAAAAGTACCACACAAAGTACCTCATGATAAGACATAACATAAATGCTTAAGTCAGCGTGATAATGTAAATACACCAAGAACTACACAACTAAAACAAACATATTTGCAGGTCTCCGAAATCCAAAATCTATAAAACCTGGAAAAATCTGTCTCAAAAATTTATTAATTCTTATGATAAAGCCTACCAAAAACATGCTTTTCCTAATaactttcaataaatttccaaaaacttaattttacctaaaaattttaaactaaaacccattgatttaaaaaaaaaaaattattttctcttttgtcaCTAGCAATTCTAATTGATAATTGTTAATACATGCACTTAATTACTTATTAATGTATTTAAAGCATGTTACAGTATTTTGGGATCTAACAAGCAGCTAGCTTTGTCAATTTGTTAATCAACAATCTGGCACTGAGCTTCCTCTTTCCTTTTGTCAACCCTTCCTACCATTATTAGCACAAGCATCAGCAACACATTGATAGGGTAACCCTGCATTACATGATTCATTAGAATTGAGTATAGGTTCACGCTGCTTTAATTTATTGTGAGAAAGGTCCCTGATTTGCATAGTAGAAGCTTCAGCCAATATAAAATCAAATCATATCCTTGCCCTGTCTGCCAACTGACCTCAGACAAGGGTCTCATTCTCTCCCG is a window from the Acropora palmata chromosome 1, jaAcrPala1.3, whole genome shotgun sequence genome containing:
- the LOC141860681 gene encoding uncharacterized protein LOC141860681 produces the protein MDLSCELSVPQHSGNDLKRSMEDCSQQKIATIVYRAGTKDGPSFDSDENINEGWLVTNPELYFPLDQDQLPESCKESLEGIFLWEADVSTLGEGLTSPYDGVIKVELNDSNYKCTPKEIKTFLKSLKWQKTTVPQCSGGLSLMDLSPLVQAVIVYMKDHYPTTPEELNFHAELKAASQWY